In one Watersipora subatra chromosome 6, tzWatSuba1.1, whole genome shotgun sequence genomic region, the following are encoded:
- the LOC137398004 gene encoding uncharacterized protein, with translation MKVDRILPEDLSPVNENDRPKILWNFYIRTDKHALANQPDIVVVDKENKRATIINIAVPNDYNIASKEKEKVEKYFPLGDEMEKCWNVRTTVIPVVIGALGAITPAHKMWLAQIPTAINSGEL, from the coding sequence atgaaagtgGATAGGATcctcccagaggatcttagcccggtcaatgaaaatgaccgcccTAAGATCCTCTGGAACTTCTACattcggactgacaagcatgccctggcaaaccaaccagatatagtggtggtggacaaggagaacaagagggctactataataaatatagcagtacccaatgactacaatatagccagcaaagaaaaagaaaaggtagagaaatatttccCTCTTGGAGATGAGAtggaaaaatgctggaatgtaagaacaactgtaatcccagtagtcattggggcgctgggcgcaataacaccggcgcataaaatgtggcttgcccaaataccaacagcaatcaactcaggtgagttgtaG